Proteins from a single region of Hypomesus transpacificus isolate Combined female chromosome 9, fHypTra1, whole genome shotgun sequence:
- the LOC124470943 gene encoding BTB/POZ domain-containing protein KCTD20-like, whose product MLGRMFGPAWHHNFTRPKGEYEIVEGIGANIFRVVLDYYRGGVLHCPDGVSVSELREACDYLCINFDYSTVRCRDLSALLHELSNDGARRQFEDFLEELVVPVMVASAQEGERECHMVVLTDDDLVDWDHDHPPPLGEECSQIVYSTKLYRFFKYIENRDVAKALLKERGLKNIRIGIEGYPTCKEKVKRRPGGKSEVIYNYVQRPFIQLSWEKEEGKSRHVDFQCVRSKSVPNLMASVGEGLSRPPAPPTPQVDELDRLLSPEPRPQPLVPPPDHC is encoded by the exons ATGCTGGGGAG GATGTTTGGTCCAGCTTGGCATCACAACTTCACACGTCCCAAAGGAGAGTACGAGATTGTGGAAGGAATTGGGGCTAACATCTTCAGAGTTGTCCTG GACTACTACCGAGGGGGCGTCCTGCACTGTCCAGATGGGGTGTCGGTGTCGGAGCTGAGAGAGGCCTGTGATTACCTCTGCATCAACTTTGACTACAGCACCGTGAGGTGCAGAGACCTCA GTGCGTTGTTGCACGAGCTGTCCAATGATGGGGCACGACGCCAGTTTGAGGACTTCCTGGAGGAGCTGGTTGTCCCGGTGATGGTGGCCAGTGcacaggaaggggagagggagtgtcACATGGTAGTCCTGACGGACGACGACCTGGTGGACTGGGACCatgaccacccccctcccctgggaGAGGAGTGCTCTcaaa TTGTGTACAGCACCAAGCTATACCGCTTCTTCAAGTACATTGAGAACCGTGACGTGGCCAAAGCCTTGCTGAAGGAGCGGGGCCTGAAGAATATCAGGATAGGGATCGAAG GGTACCCCACCTGTAAGGAGAAGGTGAAGAGGCGTCCGGGGGGGAAGTCTGAGGTGATCTACAACTACGTCCAGCGGCCGTTCATCCAGCTCtcctgggagaaggaggagggaaagagccGCCATGTTGACTTCCAGTGCGTCCGCAGCAAGAGTGTCCCCAACCTGATGGCCtctgtgggggaggggctgtCCCGACCTCcggccccacccaccccacaggTGGATGAACTGGATAGGCTCCTGAGCCCAGAGCCCCGCCCACAACCTCTGGTCCCTCCCCCTGACCACTGCTGA